The sequence below is a genomic window from Cobetia sp. cqz5-12.
CGACAGCCGCGAGCAGGCCCGCCTGGATCAGTGGCAGGCGCTGATCGAGCGCCTCGACAACTGGGAGCCGGAGACGCTGGAAGACGCCGCACTGCTCGATGACGCCCTGAAGGAAGCCGACACCCTCGGCCCGCTTCCGCGTGGCAAGCGGGGCGACGGCATGCGTCGTCGCTGGACCGGCATTCTCAAGCGTCGCGAGCAGCGTCTGGATGAACTGCACGCCCTGCAATTGCGCGAGGAATGGCAGCAATGGCGTGATCTGCTCGAGCAGCACGCCGTGGCGGATGCCAGCGCGCGCAACGGCGACGTGCAGGATGTCGAGCTGCCGAACACCTCGGCCTTCGACGACAACAGCCGTCAGGCCAATGCGGCGCGCAACCAGATGCGCCAGGCCCTGCCGAGCAACTGCAGCGCTGCCAACGAGCGCCTGGCCGAGCTGCGTGTTCACCTGGCCATTCTGTTCGAGGCCCCGCTGGGCAGCGAAGATGAATCACGCCGCCTGACCGTGCAGGTCGCGCGCATCAACCAGCAGCTGGGTGAGCGCATGGAGCGTGAAGAAGAGCTGGATGAGGTGCTGGATGCGCTGCTCGCCAACGGTCCGCTGGACTGGGACGCCTGGCAGACCGAGCTGCCGCGCTTCGATGCGCTGTTCAATCACTGAGCCAGCACGCCTGAACCGTTGACGCCTGAGCGAGTAACGCAACGAAAAGCCCCCGCCTCTCTCGAGACGGGGGCTTTTTCATTCTCTCGTCAGGCGGGGCCGGGTGCCAACCCTGTTCTGGCTCGCGCTATCACAGAGCATCAGCCCATGAACTGACCGCCATTGATGTCCAGGTTGGCACCGGTGATGAAGCCGGATTTCTCGTCGGCCAGGAAGGCAACCGCGCGTGCGATCTCATCCGGCTGGCCGTAGCGCTTGACCGGGATGGTCTCGCGGATCGATTCACGGATCTCTTCGGGGATCTTCATGATCATGTCGGTGGCGATATAGCCCGGCGACAGAGTGTTGACGGTGATGCCCTTGGTCGCGGTTTCCTGCGCCAGGGCCATGGTCAGGCCATGCATGCCCGCCTTGGCGGCCGAGTAGTTGACCTGGCCGAACTGGCCCTTGCGGCCATTGATGGAGGAGATGTTCACGATGCGGCCGTACTTGTGCTCCAGCATGTCATTGATGACGGCACGGCAGGTATTGAAGACGCTGTCGAGGTTGCAGTTGATGACTTCGCGCCACTGCTCATAGCTCATCTTGCGCATGGAGGTATCACGCGTGATGCCGGCGCAGTTGACCAGTACCGCGATTGGACCGAAGCGCTCGCGGATTTCGTTGACGCCTGCCTGACAGGCTTCGAAGTTGTCCAGCTCGATGCCGGACAGTGCGATGTTCTCGAACCCGGCAGCGCGCTGTTCCGTCAGCCACCCCTCTGCCTTTTCCTTGTTCCTGTAACCCGCAATTACCTGATACCCCTGGTTCGCCAGCTCGCGGCAGATGGCGGAACCAATGCCACCGGTACCACCGGTAACCCATGCGACGGGTGCTGTTTGAGTCATCTTATTGTGTCTCCCTAATCCTGGAACGTCCTGTGTCCTTGGCTTGGGCACAGCTTGGCGAATCTGCGGACACCCCCGCCCTGAGAAAACGAGAATGCCTGCAACGACAACAATGACCCGCGTCTCTAACAGCCTGATGACAATCGTGCACTCTGTGACGCCTGCCATCCGCCTGCGCGAGGCGCGTCCTCCTCAGTATGGACAGGATGCAGCGGGAATGTATGTAGCAGATCTCTCACACAAGATGCCGATAATCGCTCGAGGCACGCAGACGGGTTGGTGACGACTCACCGGGCACGAGAAGTTTGCGCCAATTACGGGATAACGGTTGACGCAGCACTGTATATCCTTATACTACGCCCCACGTTGATGCGGGGTGGAGCAGTCTGGTAGCTCGTCGGGCTCATAACCCGAAGGTCATCGGTTCAAATCCGGTCCCCGCTACCACTGACAAATCGTTGCCTATCAGGCAATTGCTGGTCAGACACCAACGTGATGTTGCGGGATGGAGCAGTCTGGTAGCTCGTCGGGCTCATAACCCGAAGGTCATCGGTTCAAATCCGGTTCCCGCTACCAACCTCTGATGCGTCAGAGTTGGAGCAAAGGCAGTACCCAGTGTTGCGGGGTGGAGCAGTCTGGTAGCTCGTCGGGCTCATAACCCGAAGGTCATCGGTTCAAATCCGGTCCCCGCTACCAAGAATTCGAAAGGCCTGATGCCATGCATCAGGCCTTTTTCGTATGCGTGAAATTCCTGTGCGAGGATATCGCTGAGGCCAGCGCCCGGACCTCGCTTGTCCCTTTCTCAACGCCCATCACCTTCCCACTCATCACGTCAGCCCCAAGGGAGTGCCTGCATGCGTCACTGGCTGGTCAAGACCGAACCCGATGCCTTCTCGCTGGATGACCTGCGCCGCGAAACACCGGCGCTATGGGATGGCGTGCGCAACTATCAGGCGCGCAACTTCCTGCGCGAGATGCAGCTCGGTGATGTCGTGCTCATCCAGCACTCCAGCTGCAAGGTACCTGCAGTGGTCGGACTGGCTGTCGTCAGCGAACTCGCCCTGCCCGACCCGACGGCCAGTGACCCCGAGCACAAGGGCTTCGACCCACGTCAGGTGGCGGACATCGATGCCGACAAGCCTCCACGCTGGGTCGCCCCGCGTCTGAGCTACCTTCGCCCGCTGCGCAACTCCCTGCCCATCGCGCGCCTGAAGGCCCGGCCCGAGCTGGCGGACAGCCACCTGGTGCGCCGTGCACGCCTGTCCGTGATGCCGCTCAGCGAGAGCGAAGCTGCCTGCATCGCCAGCCTGGCCGGCGACACTCTGCTGCCATGAACCGACGCGCCCGGGGCGCGCACGTGAGGAAGTGTCCGGCAGCGCCTTGAACTCCACTGCGACGGGCCGCATCATCAGGCCAACCGGCTCGCGCGCGAGCCTTGAATCGCAGACAGAATTTCGGGGCATGCACCATGATCATCGATCCCAATACCGGCCAGCCATTGACCGGCAATGACACCACCGCCGCCCAGCCACAAGGGGTGGTCGGCGGCGGTGCCGCCAGTGCACCGCGCCAGGCAGAAGACGCCAACACCTACATCATCGATGTGGACATGAGCAATCTTCAGCAGGTACTGGAAGCCTCACAGCAAGTGCCGGTACTGCTGGATTGCTGGTCGCCGCAGAGTGAGCATTGCCTCGTCCTGACACCGATCCTCGAGAAGCTGGCACGTGAATATGCGGGTGGCTTCATCCTGGCCAAGCTGAACGCCGAGGAGCAGCAGGACATCGCCGCCCAGCTGGGCGTACGCTCGGTGCCGGACGTCAAGCTGGTCATCCAGGGCGGTCTGGCAGGCAACTTCACCGGCGCGCGTCCGGAAGCCGAGATTCGCCAGTTCCTCGAGCAGCACAAGGTCCAGCCGGCGGCAGGGGCAGGCCCCAGCCTTTCAGAGCAGGCAGCTACTGCGCTGGAAAGCGGCGACCTCGTCACCGCCAAGGCGCTGTATCAGCAACTGGCGCAGGAATCCCCCGACACACCGGAATACCGCATCCACCTCGCCTCGGTGCTGGTCGCCGAGGGCAATGGTGAAGAAGCCCGCCAGCTGCTGGACTCCCTCAAGCCGGAAGACCGTGACGGCGCCCAGGCGCGTGGCGTGCGTGCGCGCATCGACTTCATCGCCGAGGCTCCCTCTCCCGAAGAGGTGCAGGCGATGATCGAGCGGGACGACAGCGAAGCCCGCTACCAGCGCGCCATGCGTGACCTGGCGGATGGCCACTACGAACTGGCGCTGGATGCCCTGATCAGCCTGGTGAAGACCGACCGCCAGTACGGCGAGGATCTGGCACGCAAGACGCTGCTGCGTGTCTTCGATGCCCTCGGCGCCACCCATGAGCTGACCGTGCGCTTCCGCCGCCAACTGTTCGCTCTGATGTACTGATCGTGCTGATGAGCTGCTCGCACCGCTGACCGTCTTGATGAGCTGAACAGCCACGCAGACGACAAGGCCCCGCCTCCGGTAAAGGAAGCGGGGCCTTGTCATCGAGGGCCAGCCGTCGCGCCGATTCAAGGGCTAACGACGGCTCCAGCCCTTGAGAAGCGAGGGGCGAGCACGCGATTCGCGCACGCTGGGCGGAAAGTCCACCTCAAGCTCCTGGCCCGCAGAGGTCACGGCGTCTGGCGCAGACGGGGTGGCAGATGACGCCGCGGGTGCACGACAGCGGGAAGATGGCGGCGATGAACGCGCCAGGCGCAGGCTCCCGCCCTGACAACACCATTCACGACAGGCCGTCACGCCTGCATCCCTGCTTGCTGGCCGCCCCTGTCGCGGCGTCTCTGCCACCTCATGTCTCATCGTCGCATCTCCTGATGACAAGCCCCTCCCGATGAGCGGCCTGTCTTCAGAGTTGACGATAATGATTCTCAATTCAAGTTTGCAATGAGAGATAGCTGCCAACGAAACGCCCCAGGCTGACCCAGATCAACTCCGGCTCTCTTTAGCAACCTCAGCCTTTCTGCAGGCGCTCGTCCATCTGCTGCAGCGCCTGCTCCAGCTGCACGCGCGTGGTGGCGTAGTTCAAGCGCACGAAGCCCGGCCAGCCGAAATCTGCGCCATCCGACAGCGCGACATCGCATTCCTCGAGCAGGGTCTGCTGCGGAGACTCTCCAAGCCCTGCCTTGCGCATATCCAGCCAGGCCAGATAGGTGGCCTGCGGGCGCGACATGCTGACGCCGTCCCAGCGTGCCACATGGCTTTCCAGCAGATCGAGATTGTCACGCAGCACGCTCAGCAACTCCTGACGCCACGGCTCACCCTCGCGCCACGCCGCTTCGGTCGCGGCCATGCCCAGCACATTGGTATCGGGCATCAAGCCATTGGCGGCGCCGGTGAATCGTGCACGCAGCTTGGGATCGGTGATCACCGCGCAGGCGAACGTAAGCCCGGCGGTGTTGAAGGTCTTGGAGGGCGCCCACAGGGTCACGCAGCGCGCCGCCAGTCGCTCGCTCAGGCTGGCCAGCGGAATATGGCGGGCCGTCGGGTCCACGACCAGATCGGCATGCAGCTCATCGGAGACCACCAGCAGATCGTGACGCTCGACCAGCTCCGCCAGCGCCTCGAGCTCTTCCTCACGCCAGACGCGGCCGGTAGGATTGTGCGGGTGGCACCATAGCAGCAGCTCGGTCTCGGGCGTGATGGCCGCTTCCAGGGCCTCCAGATCCAGACGCCAGGGGCCGCCTTGCGTCTCGGGCTCAGCAAGCGGTGCCATCTGCGCCAGTCGCCCGGTCTTCTGGGCCACCTTGAGGAAGGGCGGGTAGATCGGGGTCGTCGTGACCACCCCCGCGCCGGGAGAGGTCAATGCCAGACTGGCCAGGTGCAAGGCCGGCACCACGCCCGGCAGCCAGACGATGGCGTCACGCGGCACCTCCCAGCCATAATGCTCGCGACTCCAGTCACACAGGCTGTCATCGAGGCTCTCCGACGGCTTGGCATAGCCGTAGACCGGATGTGCCACTCGCTCGGCCAGCGCTCGCGTCACGGCGGGCGGGGCGCTGAAGTCCATGTCGGCAATCCAGAGGGGCATGACGTCCGAGGCGTAGCGATCCCACTTCTGGGAGGGATACTGGCGTCGATCGAGCGGGGTGATGAAATCGAATGGCAAGATGATGTCTCCCTGTGGCGGGCAAATTTGGCAGGCAACGCGAGCAGTGCGCTCGACTCACGCCGCCCGAGGGCGGCAAGAAGAATACCTGTGGACCAACTACAGCATAAGGCTTTGTGCATGTCTGAAGACACCTTTTACCCACAGGCCCAGCGCGGGCTGCCCGGTCTGTTGCGCGCCTGGCTGACCCATGGCCGCGGCGACAGCGAGCGTCTCGCCGTGCTGCTGGCCGATACCGCGCGCGTTGCAAGTCTAGGCCAGCCCGCCAGCAATCCCGATGGCGAGACGCTGGAGCAGTGGGCCGCAGAGGGCGGTGCGCCGCTATGGGCACCCAAGGCAGCGCTGTTCCTGTTGATGCAGATGCCGGCACGCCCGGTGCCGCAGGGGCCGGAGGACGCCTGCGCCTGGGCCTATTGCTGGTTGCGCATGCGCGAACACGACAGTCCCACGGCCGCTCTGATGGCATTACCGGAACATCTGCGCCAGCCGCTGGCCTGGCCCATCGAAGCCGCCTGGCAAGACCTGACGCACCAGCGGCTCATCTAGCCGCGCTCGATTGTCGTGCGTCCGCAGCGCTGTTGGTGAGCAGCGCTGCGTTTCTCTCTCCTCTGCTCTCCTCCCTCACCGCCCTCTCCTCTGCACTGCTTTCCCTCCCCTGCTTCCCCCCTTACCCGCTCCCGCCCGTTCCTGCCCGCTCTGCAGTTTCTCTGCCCGCACCCTCCTTACGGCTCCTTCTCCTTGCGGCTCTTGCTCCTTGCCCCTGCGTCACTCCCGAGCCACATCCTCTTCACGCCCGCTCATCCCCTGCGACTGACAGCGACTCTGGCAGTGACCCTGCTGACGTCCTCAAAAGGCAGCTCGTCCCGCTCTCAGCATTGCTGACAGTCATGGGTAGCAATTTTCTCAGCGAATCTTCTCACCACCAGCTAATGGCGTAGTGGAAACCTGAAACTCGTCAACGCCTAACTGACGTCATTTCGTTTAATCATCGTTTTGTGAAGCGATACACCCGAAGGGATTTCTTGTGTGAGCGAGGAGTAAAGTTCTTTCAACCGCAACGAAACGGTAATTCAACAAGAATCCGCTGGCGCGACACGACGACCAGCAAGCTTCAGGAGAAGCTCAATGACCACCTCCCTGATTGTCGGACTGGATGGAACCCCGGGCGGCGACAGTGCCATTGCCTATGCCAAGCGCGTCGCCTCTCTGGTGGGCGCGGAAACCAGGATCATTCTCTGCTACGTGGTCGAATGGTCGCCCTACAGCTTCAACACGCCGGAGGAGAACGCCCAGCGTGCCAGCCGCCGCGAGAGCGAGATAAAGCTGGCCCGCGAGCGTGTGCTGACGCCTGCCATCAGCGAGCTGGAAAAGGAGGGCTATCAGGTCGAGGGGCGTGTTCGCCACGGCGATGCCGCCGAGATTCTCAGCCTGCTGGCGCGTGAGGTGAATGCCGAGCAGATCATCGTCGGCCGCAAGGGGGAAAGCGTCCGCTCACGCATCTTCGGCAGCGTGACCGCCCATCTGATTCAAGAGGCCTCGGTGCCCGTCACCATCGTTCCCTGAGACAGGCGCCTCCCGCACCAGCCGCCTGCAGAGATTCGCACCCGACAATAACGACAATTCGCTTTTCGAGGTTACCTCTCATGAGTCGATTCCGCTCCCTGGCCCCCTGGGCTGCCGCGATGGCAGCCCTCATGGCCGCTAGCTCCGCCCGTGCCGAAGGCATGGACCAGGCCATCAGTGACATCGTCGGACCGATCGTCAACCCGATCGTCTCGACCATCTTCTATTCCGTGCCGGTGGCCGGCACCCAGTTCCCGCTGATCGTCGGCTGGCTGATCATCGCGGCGGTCGTCTTCACGCTCTATTTCGGCTTCGTGCAGTTCCGCCTGTTCGGCCATGCCGTGCGCCTGGTCAAGGGTGACTACACCGACCCGAAGGATGAAGGCGAGGTATCCCACTTCCAGGCACTGGCCACGGCACTGTCCGGCACGGTTGGCCTGGGCAACATCGCCGGTGTCGCGGTCGCCGTCTCGCTGGGCGGCCCGGGCGCGACCTTCTGGATGATTCTGGCCGGTCTGCTCGGCATGGCCTCCAAGTTCTGTGAATGTACCCTTGGCGTGAAGTACCGCAACGTCAACGCGGATGGCTCCATCTCCGGCGGCCCGATGTACTACCTTTCCAAGGGCTTCGCGGAAAATGGCAAGGCGGGGCTGGGCAAGGTTCTGGCGGTGTTCTTCGCCATCTGCGCCATCGGCGGCTCCATCGGCGGCGGCAACATGTTCCAGGCCAACCAGTCCTATCAGCAGGCCGTCAACGTCACCGGCGGTGATGCCAGCTTCCTGGTCGGCTACGGCTGGCTGTTCGGTCTCGTGATGGCCGCCATCGTCGGCATGGTCATCATTGGTGGCATCAAGTCCATCGCACGTGTCACCGAGAAGCTGGTGCCGATGATGGCTGTCATCTATGTGATCGCGGCGATCATCATCCTCGGCTTCAACTTCAGCGCGATTCCGGCTGCCTTCGGCGCCATCATCGAAGGTGCCTTCGCACCGGTCGCGGTCGGCGGCGGTATCGTCGGCGTGCTGATCCAGGGCTTCAAGCGTGCTGCCTTCTCCAATGAAGCCGGTATCGGCTCCGCGGCCATCGCCCACTCTGCCGTCAAGACTTCCCAGCCGGCGACCGAAGGCATCGTCGCCCTGCTCGAACCCTTCATCGATACCGTCGTCATCTGCACCATGACCGCGCTGGTCATCGTCATCACCGGTGCCTACCAGGTCGAAGGCCTCGGCGGCGTCCAGCTGACCTCCTACGCCTTCGAGACCGCCTTCCCGTGGTTCCCGTATGTGCTGGCGCTGGCGGTGCTGATGTTCGCCTTCTCCACCATGCTGTCCTGGTCCTACTACGGCCTGAAGGCCTGGACCTACCTGTTCGGTGAGGGCAAGGGTGCCGAGATCGTCTACAAGCTGATCTTCCTCGCCTTCGTGGTCATCGGCTCCTCCATGAGCCTCGGCCCGGTCATCGACTTCTCCGACGCCATGATCTTCGCCATGTCCATCGCCAACATCATCGGCCTCTACTACCTGATGCCGGTCGTGAAGCGTGAGCTGGCCCAGTACCTGGCCAAGCTGAAGTCCGGCGAGATCGCACCGGTCGACAAGGAGGCCAAGCGCCAGAACGCGTGATCCCCATCACGCCCAGGCGGGTCTGACACAGCCGTCAGCCGCCGCATGACTCAAGGCCCCTGCCCATCGGCAGGGGCTTTTTCGTTGTCGATCGTGCAATTCCGTGCATTGGACGACTGAAACCACTCAAGTCGGATTGCCGCAACGCAGTGCAATGGGTAGGGTGTGGCGCTCACTGGCCACACTGGCCGGAACCCGTATCAATGAGGACGTCTCATGCTCGCTTCCATGCATGCCATGGTGCTGCGCAATCCCGGCCCGGATGCCGACTTCGTGGCGACCGAATGCCCGCTACCCACTCCCGGCCCCGGCCAGGTGCGCATTCGTGTCGCCGCCTCCAGCGTCAATCCACTCGATCTCAAGCTGGCCAGCGGCCAGGTGCCTCTCCTGCCGCCAGCACCCTGCGTGCTGCACGGCGACGTGGCCGGTGTGATCGATGCCGTCGGGGATGACGTGCTGACCTTCTCGCCCGGCGACGAGGTGCTCGGCTTTGCCGGCGGTGTCGCCGCTCATCCGGGCGCGCTGGCGGATTACATGCTCGCCGATGAACGCCTGATCACCCGCAAGCCGCGCCGCCTGAGCTTCATGGAAGCCGCCGCGTTGCCGGCAGTGTTCATCACCGCCTGGCAGGCACTGGTAGAGCGTGGCCGGCTGGAAGCGGGACAACGCGTGCTGATCCACGGCGGCGCCGGTGGCGTCGGCCATGTGGCATTGCAGATCGCCCGCTGCATCGGCGCGGAAGTCGCCACGACCGTCTCCACGGATGACAAGGCCCGGGCGGCACGCGACTGCGGCGCGGACCACGTCATTCGCTATCGCGAGGAAGCGGTGGCCGATTACGTGGCCCGACTGACGGGTGGCGAGGGCTTCGATCTGGTCTTCGATTGCGTGGGCGGCGACAACCTGGCCGCCAGCTTCGCAGCCAGCAAGCTGGGCGGGCGCATCGTGACCATCAATGCGCGCACCACGGTGGATCTCTCGCCGCTGCACGCTGGCAGCCGCAGTCTGGAAGTGCTGTCGATCCTGCTGCCGCTCAGCGCGGGCATCGGGCATGAACAGCAGCGCCAGGCGTTGGGCAAGCTGGTAGAACTGGTCGAGGAAGGCGAATTCAAGGTGCGTCTCGATGAGCGTCAGTTCGACTTCAGCGAGGTCGCCGAGGCCCATCGTCATCAGGCCTCCGGCAAGGCGGTGGGCAAGATCTCGCTGGTGCGTCGTCAATTCTGGGACGCCGCCCAATGAGTGCAGCGCTTCAGGGTGAGCTGGGCCTGCAACTGCTCAAGCTACTGATTTCGGTGGCGGTGGTGATCGGGCTGTCATTGGTCGCGGAGCGTCTCTCGACGCGCATGGCCGGGCTGCTGTCCGGCTATCCGCTCGGCACGGCCATCACGCTGGGCTTCATCGGCGTGGAGATCTCCCCCGAGTTTGCCGGCCAGAGCGCCGTCTATACTCTGGCCGGTTTCTCATCGACTCTCGCCCTCGGTGTCGGCTACTGGCTATGCGGCCGCGCCGAAGGGCTACGTGGCGTCATCAATGGCACCCTGGGCGGCCTGCTGGGCTGGCTGGCGGCCAGCGTGGCGCTGGCACAGTTCGAGTTCACCCGCGTCAGCGGCGTGATCGTGACGCTGATCGCCATCGTGCTGTGCATGCGCCTCTATCGCGGCGTACCGGAGAGTACGGCACGCAAGTCGCCCTTCTCCTGGGTCTCGCTGCTGGCGCGCGCCGGACTGGCCGCCGGCATCGTGTTCGGCATCACCGCGCTGGCCCACCTGCTACCGCCTTCATGGGCAGGCCTGGTCGCGGCCTTCCCGGTCACCATGTACCCGCTGCTGGTGATTCTGCATCTCACCCAGGGGCCAGTGGCCGTCGCCACCGTCATCAAGCACTATCCGGCCGGCCTCGGCTCGCTGCTGTGTTATGCACTGGTGGTCTCGCTCAGCTATCCCTCCATGGGAGTCGGTCTGGGGACCCTCCTCGGCTTTGTGGTCGCAACGGCGTGGCTGGGCGTGTTCACGCCGTTGCAACGTCGACTAGCCTCACGACGTACAGCCAGCGCCTGAGCTTCCTGATAGGCTGAAATGCCGCATGGATGCCCAGGAGCGATGACATGTACTTCAAGACGCTGGAACCGGCCTTCTTCGACACCGATGCCCTCGGGCACGTCAACAACACGCGCCTGCCGGCCTGGTTCGAGTGGGCGCGCAATGACCTGTTCCGCGTCTTCGTGCCGGACCTCGACCCGCGCAAGTGGCCGCTGATCATGGCGCGCATCGAGGTCGACTTCCTCGCCGAGCTGCAATATGGCCAGCCGGTGGAGATTCGCACTTGGCTGTCGCGCCTCGGCGGCAGCTCCTTCACCGTGACCCAGGAGGCCTGGCAGAACGGGGTGTGCGGTGCACGCGGGCATTGCGTGCTGGTGCAGTTCGATCATCATGCCAAGCAATCCTTGCCCATCGAGGGCGAGCTGCGCGCGACCCTGGTCAGCCATGTGCACGAACACACCGACAGCGCCGAACTGGATGTCCCGGCTCTGCGCGAGGCCGCCCGGGCACTCGGGACGCACAGCGCAGCCTCCGAGGGGAGCGTGCCGGCATGACACCCGCGCTCAAGCTGCTCAAGGGCAAGCCGCACCGCACACTCGAATATGCCCACGACCCGCGTGCACCCGCCTACGGGGAAGAAGCCGCCCGCACGCTGGGGCTTGAACCCGCTCAGGTCTTCAAGACCCTCGTCTGCCAGCTGGAAGGCGGCAATGCACGTCAGCCGCTGGTGGTCGCCGTGGTGCCGGTCAGCGGCACGCTCGACCTCAAAGCACTGGCACGCGCCTGTGGCGCCCGCAAGGCGGCGCTGGCCACGCATGAGGCCGCCGAGCGTGCCACCGGCTATGTGGTCGGCGGCATCAGTCCGCTGGGGCAGAAGAGGCGCCTGCCATTGTGGGTCGATGACAGCGCCGCGACACAGGCGGAAATCTTCATCAGCGGTGGCCGCCGAGGACTGGAGATAGCGCTCGCCCCCGCGTTACTGTGTGAGCTGGGCAATGGCCAGTTCGCGCCGCTGGCCCGTGACGACTGACGGCCACGGGCGTGACATCCAAGGGCAGGCACTTCCTGGCAGACCTTGCACGATGGACTCTCCATGACGACCACCCGCCCCAGCACCGCGTCAGCGAGGAGGCCCGATGGGCATTCGCTACAGCAAGTGGATCTACCCGGACATGACCGAGCTGCATGCGCAGGTCGAGGCGGCGCTGGAGCAATGGTTCAGTGAGCGCTTCGCCGACTACCCGCACATCAGCTTGCCGGGCCTTGACCCCTACGATTATGATGGCTGGTTCAATCGTCTGGCCCCGGAGCTGATGGCGCGCGGCAGTGACTACTGCGAGCGCGAGTGGCATGGCTATGTGCCAAGCCCCCAACAGCTCAACCAGGCGTTCTTCCGGGCCGTCTCCCGGTCCAACAAGTGTGTGCTGGAGCCTGACTGCAAGCATGGTGATTCTGACCAATCATAGTCCCGACGCGCGGGAGCTCGAGATCATCGAGCGCCAGCTCGGGCGCAAGCCGCGCGGCATCCAGGCCGTGGCCGCCACCGATGGCGAGGGCACCCCGCTGGTGCTGCGCATGCATTCGCTGGTGGATGGCAAGCCCTTCCCGACCCTCTACTGGCTGTGCGACGAACGCCTCAAGATCTCGCTGTCACGCATCGAGGCCGAAGGCGTCATCAAGGAACTGGAAGAGAGCCTCAAGACCGATGAGGACCTGCTGGCGCGCTATCGTGCCAGTCATGAAGCCTATGTCGCCGAACGCTGGAGCTTCATGAGCGAGGCCGAGCGCAGCGCCATCGAGTCCCAGGGCTTCGCCGAGCTGATGCGTGAACGTGGCGTCGGCGGCATCCGCGACTGGAATCAGGTGCGCTGCCTGCATACCCAGTACGCCCAGCATCTCGCCTACGCCGAGGGCAACGCCATCGGTCACTGGGTCGATGCCCATTACGACGTGCTGTCCGAGCTGCCCTGAGCCCTGACAACGATCGACCCGACGCCGTCGGCTTGAGTGCAGAAGACGAAGAAGCCCGCCAATTGGCGGGCTTCTTGCGTTGGGACGAGCGTCAGGCCTACAGCGAGTGCGCGAAGACCAGCGCGATGCACAGCGGGCAGATCAGGCGCACGTACCACGGCCAGATCTTCCAGAACAGGCTGGACTCGATGTCCGGCGCCCCGCTCTGGATTTCCTTGAGCAGCGCATGACGCGACATCGCCCAGCCGACCAGCAGGCACATCACCAGCGCGACCAGCGGCTGGCTGTACTGGGTAGTCAACATGATCACCAGACCGAACAGCACCCCGAAGTTGGCGGCGATGGTCAGGCTGATGGCCATGATGGTGGCCCCGACAGCCAGGGTAGCGGCACGCCGACCCAGCCAGCCACGCTCGACCACGAAGGACACCGGCACTTCCAGCATCGAGATGGACGAGGTGATGCCCGCCACGCTCATCAGCGCGAAGAATGCCACCATCAAGATGTCACCTGCCCCGCCCATCTGGCCGAACAGCGCCGGCAGCGTGTCGAACAGCAGGGTGTCCGAGCTCTTGAGCAGGCCGTCGGCATCGAAGATCTCGACGCCCAGATGACGCGCGGCATACATGGCCGGAATCACCAGCAGGCCGGCGAGGAAGGCGATGCCGACATCGATCAGCGTCACCAGCACGCCCAGACGCGGCAGGTTCTGCTCCGGCCCCAGATAGGAGCCGTAGATCAGCATCGCGCCCACGCCGAGCGACAGCGAGAAGAACGCCTGGCCCATCGCGCTCAGCATCAGATCGGCATCGAAGATGCGGTCCCACTGCGGCGTCAGGTAGACACTCAGGCCCTCATCGGCGCCCGGCAGAGTCAAAACGTAGCCGATCAATCCGACCAGCAGCATCAGCAACAGCGGCATCAGACGCGTGGACCATTTCTCGATCCCGCCGCGCACGCCACCGACCACGATTGCCATCGTCAGGGCGAGGAAGACCGCCGTCAGCGAGACATTGCGCGTGAAATCGAAGGTGGTC
It includes:
- a CDS encoding zinc-binding dehydrogenase, with amino-acid sequence MLASMHAMVLRNPGPDADFVATECPLPTPGPGQVRIRVAASSVNPLDLKLASGQVPLLPPAPCVLHGDVAGVIDAVGDDVLTFSPGDEVLGFAGGVAAHPGALADYMLADERLITRKPRRLSFMEAAALPAVFITAWQALVERGRLEAGQRVLIHGGAGGVGHVALQIARCIGAEVATTVSTDDKARAARDCGADHVIRYREEAVADYVARLTGGEGFDLVFDCVGGDNLAASFAASKLGGRIVTINARTTVDLSPLHAGSRSLEVLSILLPLSAGIGHEQQRQALGKLVELVEEGEFKVRLDERQFDFSEVAEAHRHQASGKAVGKISLVRRQFWDAAQ
- a CDS encoding aminoacyl-tRNA deacylase, which produces MTPALKLLKGKPHRTLEYAHDPRAPAYGEEAARTLGLEPAQVFKTLVCQLEGGNARQPLVVAVVPVSGTLDLKALARACGARKAALATHEAAERATGYVVGGISPLGQKRRLPLWVDDSAATQAEIFISGGRRGLEIALAPALLCELGNGQFAPLARDD
- a CDS encoding DUF501 domain-containing protein, producing the protein MVILTNHSPDARELEIIERQLGRKPRGIQAVAATDGEGTPLVLRMHSLVDGKPFPTLYWLCDERLKISLSRIEAEGVIKELEESLKTDEDLLARYRASHEAYVAERWSFMSEAERSAIESQGFAELMRERGVGGIRDWNQVRCLHTQYAQHLAYAEGNAIGHWVDAHYDVLSELP
- a CDS encoding sodium-dependent transporter, with the protein product MAQVRGRFASRLGFLMAAAGSAVGLGNVWGFPSQTANNGGGAFVVMYLVLAFLLAWPALMAELVIGRHGQANIVTSMSLGRGITKRFGALAGWVGMLTASLILAFYAIVAGWLLGYTAAPVADALGMASASSWLTTFDFTRNVSLTAVFLALTMAIVVGGVRGGIEKWSTRLMPLLLMLLVGLIGYVLTLPGADEGLSVYLTPQWDRIFDADLMLSAMGQAFFSLSLGVGAMLIYGSYLGPEQNLPRLGVLVTLIDVGIAFLAGLLVIPAMYAARHLGVEIFDADGLLKSSDTLLFDTLPALFGQMGGAGDILMVAFFALMSVAGITSSISMLEVPVSFVVERGWLGRRAATLAVGATIMAISLTIAANFGVLFGLVIMLTTQYSQPLVALVMCLLVGWAMSRHALLKEIQSGAPDIESSLFWKIWPWYVRLICPLCIALVFAHSL